The DNA window GCAGGACGTTCAGGCCGTCCGCTGATCTGCACGGCTCAAGCCGGTAACAAAAAGCGCCGTCCGGGTTCTCCGGGCGGCGTTTTTCGTTTGCGTGGGCTGACTAGATCGGGATGCCCTGCAACAGCTTGGGCATGGCGCCACTCGTACCGCGCGCCTCATCCATGAAAAAGCCTTGCAGCGGCTTGGCGCGTGAGACGAGGCCCATGCCAAACCGGCGGACGGCAGAGGCCGACTTGCCCGGAATACCGAACAGGCGGTTGAGCCCGTCCGTCGCCATCGCCACCATCAAGGTGTCCAGCCCGCGCCAGCGCTCATAGCGTTCCAAGAGCTGCGCATCGCCCGGTTCCAGACCCAGCCGCATGCCGTCCACCAACACTTCGGTGAGCGCTGCGACATCGCGGAAACCCAGGTTCAGCCCCTGCCCGGCAATCGGGTGGATGCCATGGCCGGCATCACCAATCAGCACCGTGCGCGCGCCCGTCACCCGCGCGCTGTGATGGAAGCCCAATGGATAGCTGCTGCGCGGCGCCGCCATTTCGATCTTGCCCAGCACGCCGCCGCTCGCCTTTTCCAGTTCCGCCGCAAAACCGCGATCGGATAGCTTCAAATAAGCCGGGGCCTCGGACCGGGGGATCGACCAGACGATGGCCGAGCGATGCCGACCATCCTCGCTATCCAGCATCGGCAGCAGGGCGAACGGCCCGGTCGAAAAGAATATCTCATAGGCCACATTTTTATGCGGGCGCTCATGATAGACCGCGCCGACAATAGCGCTGTGATCATATTGCCAGCGCGCCGGAGCGATACCCATCTGCTTGCGCGTTTCGCTGCCGCGCCCTTCCGCGGCGATCAGCAGCGGCGCGGCAAGATCGGTGCCGTCCGCCAGAACCACATGCGCAGCCCCCGGTTCGATCCGCCGCTCGACAACATCCTGTCCCAGATGCAGCGTGATGCGCTCATTCGCCTTGGCGGCCTCGAAAAGGGTGCGGCGCAGAAAATGGTTTTCGTACATGGTACCGAGCGCGTCGCCCGGCCGTTCAGAGCGGAAATCCAGTCCACCGGGACGCAAATTGTCGATCACCTCGATCGTCTTGATCGCGCAGCCTTTGCCTTCCAACATTTCAGCGAGGCCGATCGTATCGAGCATCGCCATGCTCGAGCTCGAGACCGCGGACGTGCGCCCATCGAACCCGCGCGTGGCCATCGCGTCCGGATCGAAGCGTTCGACCACATGACATGCCACGCCTTGCGAGGCGAGCGCGAGCGCCTGCGTCAAGCCGATAAGCCCACCGCCCAGAATGATCGCCGCCTGCTCCATCGTCCGTCTCCGCTTGCGTTCGCTTCCTTCCATGTAAAGCCTTGGCGCGCGGGCGCAATCGCCCCGGCGCTTGACGCGGAGTCTTGGCCTGGCGCAAAAGGCAGGCGTCAAAAGGGGAACATGGTAAATGGCAAGCCGCGCGGACAAGCCGAAGGAAGCGGAATGGCAGGCGCTGATGCGCGCCAGCATCGCGCGCTCGGCGGGCCTTATCGGAGCTGCGCTGCTCGCTGCTTTGACCGCGATCTATACGATTGCGCTGCTGAGCTATTCGCCCGCCGACAACGCTTTCAACACCGACGCAGCCACCGCGCCGCATAACTGGTTCGGCCAGACCGGTGCCTATCTGGCAGACGCTGCGCTCAGCACTTTTGGAATCGCGGCGATCCTGTTTGCACCGCTCGGCGCGGTCTTTACGTGGCGGCTCTGGCGGGACGTACCACAACCCAATTGGCTGCGGCAGATTGCGCTATGCCTTCTGGGCGCGCTGCTCGTCGCCTTTGCGATTGGCTATGCAGGCCGCGATGCAGAGGTTGGGCTGCCGGCTGGCTGGGGCGGCATCCCCTCCCTCCTCCTGAACAACGGTGCGGAGGCGCTGGTCGGCATCGCCGGCGAAGGCTGGCGCGGTTTCCTGCGCTTCCTGCTGATCGCGGCGACGCTGATCGGCGGGCTGGCGCTGGTGGTGGTTTCGCTGGAACTGAACCGGCCGCTTCTGCGCATCCCGGCGGTCAAGCTGCCCGCCCTGCGCGTCCGGAAGGGCGGTGAGGCAAGCGAGCGCGTCTTTGCCAGGCCCGATCGGGACGAGGAAGAAACCGAAGCCCCGCCCCCGCCCGCCGCGCCGCGTCCGCAGGTCAAGCCCGATGATCGCCCGCCGCCAGAAATTGCGGACCGCAAGGTTTCGCCCGCAAAGGCAACGCTCACCAATGCGCGGCAGGGGGACTTTTTCGGCCCCTATTCGCTGCCGTCCGCCGATCTGCTCGATCCGCCGCCGCCCAATGAAGCACCCAAGCTCGACAAGGCGGCGCTGGAGAGAAACGCCCGGCTGCTGGAGTCGGTGCTCGAGGATTTTCGCGTGCAGGGGGAAATCAAGGCAGTACGCCCCGGCCCCGTCGTCACGATGTACGAGCTGGAGCCCGCGCCCGGCACCAAGGCGGCCCGCGTCGTTTCACTGGCCGAGGACATTGCCCGCAACATGTCCGCGCTGTCCGCCCGCGTCTCCACCGTGCCGGGCCGCGCGATCCTGGGCATTGAGCTGCCCAACAAGACCCGCGAGGCGGTGGTGCTGCAGGAGATGATACAGTCCAGCGCTTTTGCCGAACAGAATGGCAATCTGCCGATCATCCTGGGCAAAAATATCTCCGGCGATCCGGTGGTGGCCGATCTTTCACCGATGCCGCATCTTCTGGTTGCCGGCACCACCGGCTCGGGCAAGTCGGTGGGCCTCAATTGCATGATCCTGTCGCTGCTCTACCGACTGACGCCGGACCAGTGCCGCATGATCATGATCGATCCCAAGATGCTGGAACTCAGCACCTATGACGATATTCCGCACCTCCTCGCGCCCGTCGTCACCGAACCGGCGAAGGCGATTCGGGCGCTGAAATGGGCGGTCGAGCAGATGGAGGATCGCTACCGGATGATGGCGAGCCTCTCGGTACGCAACCTCGCCAATTTCAACGAAAAGGTGCGCGCGGCCAAGGCGAAGGGCGCGCCGCTAGGCCGCAAGGTGCAGATCGGTTACGATCCCGCAACCGGCCAGCCGGAATATGAGGAAGAACAGCTGGAATATGAGGAAATGCCCCAGATCGTCGTGATCGTCGATGAGCTGGCCGACCTTATGATGACCGCGGGCAAGGAAGTGGAATTCCTGATCCAGCGGCTGGCGCAGAAGGCGCGTGCGGCGGGCATCCACCTCATCATGGCGACGCAGCGTCCCTCGGTCGACGTCATCACCGGCGTTATCAAGGCGAACCTCCCCACACGCATCAGCTTCCACGTCACCTCGAAAATCGACAGCCGCACGATCCTGGGCGAACAGGGCGCCGAACAGCTGCTCGGCAAGGGCGACATGCTCTATATGGCCGGCGGCAAGCAGTTGACGCGTATCCACGGGCCCTTTGTCAGCGACGACGAGGTGCGGCGCGTCGCGGACCATTGGCGCCAGCAGGGCCAGCCGGACTATGTCCAGTCGGTCACCGAGGAGCCGGAAGACGGCGGGTTCGCACTGGAGGGCATCGGTCCCGCGGACAGCGCCGAGGATGCGCAGTATCGCAAGGCCTGCCAGCTCGTGTTCGAAAGCCAGAAGGCATCGACCAGTTGGCTGCAGCGCCAGCTGCGCATCGGCTACAACAGCGCCGCCCGCTTGATCGAGCGGATGGAAGAGGAAGGGCTGGTCTCTCCGCCGAACCATGTCGGCCGGCGCGATGTGCTGCGCGATGCCTTCGGGGAATAAGCGGCCGCTTGGCGTCTGAACGGGAACCGCTGCCGGGGTTCAGTTCTTATTCAACGCCTTTCGGCCAATCCTATCCTCCGAAAATATCAGGAGTTATTTCATGGTTCGCAAATCCATAGCCCTTGCGGCTGCCGCCCTGGCAGCGGCGCCGATGGCCGTGAGCCTGGCCCCCGCCGCCATCGCGGCACCCGCCGCCTCGCCCGATCTTGCCCGCGTTGCTGCGCATTTGAAGGCCGCGAACACCATGACCGCGGATTTCACTCAGAGCGATCGCTCCGGCCAGACACTGACTGGCAAACTGATCCTGAAGCGGCCGGGCCGCATTCGCTTCCAGTATCAGAAGGATGTGCCGTTGCTGATCGTCGCCGATGGCAAGGCGCTGACCATGATCGATTATGAAGTGAAGCAGGTACAACGCTGGCCGATCGCGAACAGCCCGCTGTCGGCACTGCTCGATCCCGATCACAACCTCGCCAAATATGGACGGGTCGTCAGCACCGGAAACAACAATGTCGTCCGGGTCGATGTGAAGGACCCGAAGCATCCGGAATATGGCGTGCTCAGCATGATCTTCGTGCGCAATCCGAATGCACCGGGCGGGCTGATGCTCGATAGCTGGGTCGCGCTGGATTCGCAGAACAACCGCACCACGGTTCGGCTGAAAAACCAGAAGTTCAACGCAAGCGTTTCGGACAATAGTTTCCGCTGGACCGATCCGCGTCCGCGCGGCCGTCGATAGGGCGTTCCGGCAAGCTACGGACTGCGAACATGGCAGGAATCTGACTGCTATGTTCATGATGTGGACAGGTGGGAAAGCGTAATTGGAGATCACAGGAACGGTCGATCGAGCGAGTTCCCCCCTGTTGCTCGCTCTTATTGTCGGCCGTTTCTGACAAAGCGTGACGAACGCAAGCTTGGCCCCCATCCCTTTTTGCCCCCGGGATGGGGGTTTTGCTTTGTCAGGTGCAAGCGTGACCGTAAGGCCCCGCGCCTCCTGCAAACGGCACTGCACTCTTGGGTTTTGGGCCATGCGCGCCTAAGTCCTGCGGCATGTCCAATACGATCCGCATCGCCTCCTGGAACATCAACTCGGTCCGCGCGCGCATGGAAAGCGTTGAGCGTTTTCTGAAGGAAGAATCACCCGATATTCTTTGCCTGCAGGAGACCAAGGTGGTCGACCAGCAGTTCCCGGAAGGCCCCTTCCGCATGCTGGGCTACAATCACCAGATGCTCCACGGCCAGCCGATGCACCACGGCGTGTGCATCCTCAGCAAGATCCCGCTGTCGCAGGATGATCGGCTGGATTGGCAGAACAATGGCGAGGCGCGGCATCTCGGCGTGCGCCTGCCCAATGGCTGGCGGCTGGAAAATGTCTATGTGCCCGCAGGCGGCGACGTGCCGGATCGGGAAGAAAACCCCAAATTCGGCCAGAAACTGGACTTTCTGGAGCGTATGATCGCTTGGTCCGGCACGCTGGAACACCCCACCATCCTGACCGGTGATTTCAACGTCGCTCCGCTGGAAAGCGACGTGTGGAGCCACAAGCAACTCCTCAAGGTGGTGAGCCACACACCGATCGAAGTTGAAACGCTCGACCGGCTGAAAGCGGCGGGCGACTGGGTGGACCTCGGCCGCCATTTCCACGCGGCACCCAAGCGACTCTACACCTGGTGGAGCTACCGGGCGCGCGACCACACCAAATCGGATCGCGGACGGCGGCTGGACCATATGTGGGTGACGCCCGATCTCACCGACCATGCCGTTTCCCATGTGGTGCATGAGGACTGCCGCAGCTGGCTGCGCCCTTCCGATCACATCCCCATCGTCACGGAATTCCGTCTTTGAGCCAGCCAAACGATGCGCGCCGCGCCGCCCGCGCGATCGATGCGCTGCGCCGCGGCTGGCCGGTGCGGATCGAAGGACAAGACGGCGCGATGATCGTCCGTTCGGTTGAAACGCTGTTCGAGGATGCGATTCCGGCAGATGCGACCCTGCTGATTTCAGCCGAGCGCGCGGCCACGCTGAAAATCGTCAACCAGCGTGAGGCTGCTCACGGGGCAGCGCCGGTTCTCATTAAAACGCCCGAACCGCTGACGGGGCCTGCCATCATTGCGATCGCCGACCCGTCGCGCGACCTTGCGACACCTTTCAAGGGGCCGTTTACGGCGCTGGCGCTGAATGCCGGAGACGCAGCACGCGGCGGGCTGGAGCTCGCGCGCCATGCCGGGCTCCTTCCGGCGCTGCTGGTGCTCAGCCAAGACGATGCCGTCGACCGCGCGAGCACGGCCGATATTGCCGCCTACCGCGATCCGGCGCAGCTGCGCATCGCGGCGCGGGCTCGCCTGCCCGTGCTGGGGGCCGAGGATAGCCATATCACCGTGTTCCGCGCCGAATCGGACGCGCGCGAACATGTCGCGCTCATGGTGGGATCGCGCCGCGATGGGCCGCCTCTGGTGCGCCTGCATAGCGAATGCCTGACCGGCGATGTTTTCGGGTCGCTCAAATGCGATTGCGGGCCGCAGCTGGCAGAGGCGGTGCGCCGCATGGACGATCACGGCTGGGGCGTGCTGCTCTACCTGCGCCAAGAAGGGCGCGGCATCGGCCTCGTCAACAAGCTGCGCGCTTATGATCTGCAGGATCAGGGCTTCGACACCGTGGACGCCAACCGGCGGCTGGGCTTTGCCGACGACGCGCGCGACTTTGCGGTCGCCGCACGCATGCTTGGTCTGCTCGGTATCGATGCGGTGCGGCTGCTGACCAACAATCCCGCCAAGGTAGCGGGACTGGAGAAAGCGGGTATCGCGGTGAAAGAACGTGTTCCGATCCAGATTGCGCCCAATCCGCACAACCATGCCTATCTGGACACCAAGCGCGATCGATCAGGGCACCAGCTCTAACGGTCCGCGCGCCGAAATCGGATCCACGGGCGTTCAGGCCACCTGCCGTTCCTCGTCGAACTCTCCCTTGGCCGCTTCCATCAGCCGCGCTTCCAGCGTCTTGAGCCGCTGCGAACCCTCGATCTTGGCACCCAGCAGATCGGTCACGTAGAACGTATCGACCGCACGCTCCCCATAAGTCATGATGTGCGCGCTGCGGATCATCGCCTTGGATCGGAACAGCGCTTGGGCAAGGCTGTTGAGCAAAGCCGGCCGGTCGCGCGCATTCACCTCGATCACCGTGAAGCGGTTGGACGCGTCGTTATCGCTCACCACGAAGGGGGCCACCTCGAACGCATCGGCACGTGGCAACGGCAGCGGGCGCTGTTCCAGCCGGTCGACCATGCGCGAGCGGCTGGTGAGCGCCTCGACAATCGAATCTTCCAGCCGTTTCAATTGATCTTCGTCGCAAAACGGGCGGTTTTGCGGGTCCTGTACCAGGAAATTGTCCATCGCCATGCCGTCGGTCGTCGTGTGGACGCGCGCGTCGATCACCGACGCACCGGCTAGGTGAATCGCACCGACGATACGATAGAACAGCCCCGGATGATCGGCCGCATAGACCGAGACCAGGGTGGCGCCGCGCTCCGCATAATAACAGGCGTCGATCGACAGCGCATCGTCGCCTGCCGCGAGCAAATCGCGCGCATTGCGCAGCACGATATCGTCCGGTTCCGCGATCCAGTAGGCATCGGGAAAGCGTTTGGCGAGCCGCGCGAATTCCTTCTCGGGCAGATCAAGCGCGGCCTTAAGCGCCTCCTTGCTCTGTTCGATCCGTTCTGCGCGGCCATGTTCCTTATGGCCGAGGCGCAGCACCTCCTCCGCCGCGGAATAAAGATCGCCCAGAAGCTGGCGCTTCCAGCTGTTCCACACACCCGGCCCCACCGCGCGGATATCGACGACCGTCAGCAGCAACAGAAGCTTCAGCCGCTCGATCGACTGAACCTGATCGGTGAAATCGGCGATGGTCTTGTAATCGGCCAGATCGCGCTTGAAAGCGGTGGCGCTCATCAGGAGATGATAGCGCACGAGCCAGCTGACGAGCTCGGTTTCCGACGCATCCAGCCCCAGCCGCGGGCAAAGCTTGAGCGCTACCTGCGCACCCAGCACGCTGTGATCGCCGCCACGGCCCTTGGCGATGTCATGCAGCAAGGTCGCGACATAAAGCACGCGCCGATGCTTCAGCTTGGGCAGCATATCGGTGGCGATCGGATGGTCTTCGGCAAGCTTGCCGCTTTCGATATCACTAAGCAGCCCGATCGCGCGAATCGTGTGCTCGTCCACGGTATAATGGTGATACATGTCGAACTGCATCTGCGCGACGACGCGCCCAAACTCCGGCACGAAGCGGCCGAAGACCGTCGCCTCGTTCATCCAGCGCAGCACCATCGCCGGATCGCGCGGCGAGCTCAGCACATCGAGAAACAGCTGGTTGGCACGCGCATCACGGCGCACTGGACCGTCGATGCTTTTTGAATCGCGCCGCGCGGCGCGCATGGCGAGCGGGTGAATTTCATAGCCATAGCGATCGGCCAGCCAGAACATCTCGATCAGCCGCACCGGATCCTCACGGAAGAAATCATCGTCCGGAATCGCGATGCGTCCCTGATCCAGCTGAAAACCGTTCAGTTTTTTCAGCGATTTTGGCCGGCGCGTAAACCGGTGGTGCATGCGCTTGGCCTGCGCCTCTTCCAGATGGCTGAGGAACAGGCCGGTCAGATCGCCGACGGTCTTGGCATTGGTGAAATAGAATTTCATGAACCGCTCGACCGATGAGCTGCCGGGCCGATCAGCATAGCCCATCCGCTCTGCCACCTCACGCTGCAGATCGAAGGTCAGCCGGTCCTCAGCGCGGCCGGTAATCGTGTGCAAATGGCAGCGCACCGCCCAGAGGAAGTTCTCCGCGCGGCGGAACTTGCGATATTCGGCGCGAGTGAACAGCCCTTCGGCCACCAGTTCGGCGGCCTGCGGCACGCGGTACATATATTTGCCGATCCAGTAGAGCGTCTGCAGATCACGAAGGCCGCCCTTGCCCTCCTTCACGTTAGGCTCGACGACATAACGGCTATCGCCCATCCGCCGGTGGCGCGCATCGCGCTCCTCGATCTTCTGCTGAATGAAGCGCGGCACGCTGCCTGCCACCACTTCGTTCCAGAAGCGTTCGGCGGCCTCGTCATAAATGCCGCGATCGCCCCAAATGAAGCGTGCTTCCAGAAGCGAGGTACGGATAGTCACATCCTCGCGCGCCAGCTTCACCATCTCATCAAGCGAGCGGCTCGAATGGCCGACTTTCAGGCCGAGATCCCACAGAAAATATAGCACGGCCTCCACCACCTGCTCGGTCCAGCCGGTGCGTTTATAGGGCGTGAGGAAGGCCAGATCGACATCGCTATGCGGTGCCATCTCACCGCGACCATAGCCGCCCACCGCGTGGAGCGAGAGGCGCTCCGAACTGGATGGATTGCTTGAAGGGTAGAGCTGCCCGGTGACATAATCGTAGATCAGACGGATGATCTGATCGATCAGATGCGCCTGCTCTGCCGCGCGGGCATGCCCCTCGGTCGGTTCCGCCTCCAGACGGTGCGCGATCTCCGCACGGCCAGCGGCAAGCGCCTCCTGCAGCAGATTGCGAATCGCGGGCCGCGCTCCCTTGCCGCCATGTTCGGCGATCAGGCCATCGATGGTGCCGGCGAGCGCGCGGCGATCGATGATGCCGCGCTGCCCTTCGAATTTGTCGCGCAATGCCTTCATGGGTCCGATATGGAGACGAGGCTGCCCAAACTCAAACGCTCTAGGCCGCGTCGCCTGCTACCTTCGCATTATATTCCGCGCGCAGGGTTTTGCGGTCGATCTTCTGCGTACCCAGCCGCGGCAGCATCTCTTCCGCCTTCCAGAGATATTGCGGCACCTTGAACTTGGCGAGGCGATTTTCGAGAAAA is part of the Novosphingopyxis iocasae genome and encodes:
- a CDS encoding DNA translocase FtsK, with translation MASRADKPKEAEWQALMRASIARSAGLIGAALLAALTAIYTIALLSYSPADNAFNTDAATAPHNWFGQTGAYLADAALSTFGIAAILFAPLGAVFTWRLWRDVPQPNWLRQIALCLLGALLVAFAIGYAGRDAEVGLPAGWGGIPSLLLNNGAEALVGIAGEGWRGFLRFLLIAATLIGGLALVVVSLELNRPLLRIPAVKLPALRVRKGGEASERVFARPDRDEEETEAPPPPAAPRPQVKPDDRPPPEIADRKVSPAKATLTNARQGDFFGPYSLPSADLLDPPPPNEAPKLDKAALERNARLLESVLEDFRVQGEIKAVRPGPVVTMYELEPAPGTKAARVVSLAEDIARNMSALSARVSTVPGRAILGIELPNKTREAVVLQEMIQSSAFAEQNGNLPIILGKNISGDPVVADLSPMPHLLVAGTTGSGKSVGLNCMILSLLYRLTPDQCRMIMIDPKMLELSTYDDIPHLLAPVVTEPAKAIRALKWAVEQMEDRYRMMASLSVRNLANFNEKVRAAKAKGAPLGRKVQIGYDPATGQPEYEEEQLEYEEMPQIVVIVDELADLMMTAGKEVEFLIQRLAQKARAAGIHLIMATQRPSVDVITGVIKANLPTRISFHVTSKIDSRTILGEQGAEQLLGKGDMLYMAGGKQLTRIHGPFVSDDEVRRVADHWRQQGQPDYVQSVTEEPEDGGFALEGIGPADSAEDAQYRKACQLVFESQKASTSWLQRQLRIGYNSAARLIERMEEEGLVSPPNHVGRRDVLRDAFGE
- the ribA gene encoding GTP cyclohydrolase II, producing the protein MSQPNDARRAARAIDALRRGWPVRIEGQDGAMIVRSVETLFEDAIPADATLLISAERAATLKIVNQREAAHGAAPVLIKTPEPLTGPAIIAIADPSRDLATPFKGPFTALALNAGDAARGGLELARHAGLLPALLVLSQDDAVDRASTADIAAYRDPAQLRIAARARLPVLGAEDSHITVFRAESDAREHVALMVGSRRDGPPLVRLHSECLTGDVFGSLKCDCGPQLAEAVRRMDDHGWGVLLYLRQEGRGIGLVNKLRAYDLQDQGFDTVDANRRLGFADDARDFAVAARMLGLLGIDAVRLLTNNPAKVAGLEKAGIAVKERVPIQIAPNPHNHAYLDTKRDRSGHQL
- a CDS encoding LolA family protein, with the protein product MVRKSIALAAAALAAAPMAVSLAPAAIAAPAASPDLARVAAHLKAANTMTADFTQSDRSGQTLTGKLILKRPGRIRFQYQKDVPLLIVADGKALTMIDYEVKQVQRWPIANSPLSALLDPDHNLAKYGRVVSTGNNNVVRVDVKDPKHPEYGVLSMIFVRNPNAPGGLMLDSWVALDSQNNRTTVRLKNQKFNASVSDNSFRWTDPRPRGRR
- a CDS encoding FAD-dependent monooxygenase is translated as MEGSERKRRRTMEQAAIILGGGLIGLTQALALASQGVACHVVERFDPDAMATRGFDGRTSAVSSSSMAMLDTIGLAEMLEGKGCAIKTIEVIDNLRPGGLDFRSERPGDALGTMYENHFLRRTLFEAAKANERITLHLGQDVVERRIEPGAAHVVLADGTDLAAPLLIAAEGRGSETRKQMGIAPARWQYDHSAIVGAVYHERPHKNVAYEIFFSTGPFALLPMLDSEDGRHRSAIVWSIPRSEAPAYLKLSDRGFAAELEKASGGVLGKIEMAAPRSSYPLGFHHSARVTGARTVLIGDAGHGIHPIAGQGLNLGFRDVAALTEVLVDGMRLGLEPGDAQLLERYERWRGLDTLMVAMATDGLNRLFGIPGKSASAVRRFGMGLVSRAKPLQGFFMDEARGTSGAMPKLLQGIPI
- the xth gene encoding exodeoxyribonuclease III; translation: MSNTIRIASWNINSVRARMESVERFLKEESPDILCLQETKVVDQQFPEGPFRMLGYNHQMLHGQPMHHGVCILSKIPLSQDDRLDWQNNGEARHLGVRLPNGWRLENVYVPAGGDVPDREENPKFGQKLDFLERMIAWSGTLEHPTILTGDFNVAPLESDVWSHKQLLKVVSHTPIEVETLDRLKAAGDWVDLGRHFHAAPKRLYTWWSYRARDHTKSDRGRRLDHMWVTPDLTDHAVSHVVHEDCRSWLRPSDHIPIVTEFRL
- a CDS encoding [protein-PII] uridylyltransferase is translated as MKALRDKFEGQRGIIDRRALAGTIDGLIAEHGGKGARPAIRNLLQEALAAGRAEIAHRLEAEPTEGHARAAEQAHLIDQIIRLIYDYVTGQLYPSSNPSSSERLSLHAVGGYGRGEMAPHSDVDLAFLTPYKRTGWTEQVVEAVLYFLWDLGLKVGHSSRSLDEMVKLAREDVTIRTSLLEARFIWGDRGIYDEAAERFWNEVVAGSVPRFIQQKIEERDARHRRMGDSRYVVEPNVKEGKGGLRDLQTLYWIGKYMYRVPQAAELVAEGLFTRAEYRKFRRAENFLWAVRCHLHTITGRAEDRLTFDLQREVAERMGYADRPGSSSVERFMKFYFTNAKTVGDLTGLFLSHLEEAQAKRMHHRFTRRPKSLKKLNGFQLDQGRIAIPDDDFFREDPVRLIEMFWLADRYGYEIHPLAMRAARRDSKSIDGPVRRDARANQLFLDVLSSPRDPAMVLRWMNEATVFGRFVPEFGRVVAQMQFDMYHHYTVDEHTIRAIGLLSDIESGKLAEDHPIATDMLPKLKHRRVLYVATLLHDIAKGRGGDHSVLGAQVALKLCPRLGLDASETELVSWLVRYHLLMSATAFKRDLADYKTIADFTDQVQSIERLKLLLLLTVVDIRAVGPGVWNSWKRQLLGDLYSAAEEVLRLGHKEHGRAERIEQSKEALKAALDLPEKEFARLAKRFPDAYWIAEPDDIVLRNARDLLAAGDDALSIDACYYAERGATLVSVYAADHPGLFYRIVGAIHLAGASVIDARVHTTTDGMAMDNFLVQDPQNRPFCDEDQLKRLEDSIVEALTSRSRMVDRLEQRPLPLPRADAFEVAPFVVSDNDASNRFTVIEVNARDRPALLNSLAQALFRSKAMIRSAHIMTYGERAVDTFYVTDLLGAKIEGSQRLKTLEARLMEAAKGEFDEERQVA